The Tursiops truncatus isolate mTurTru1 chromosome 16, mTurTru1.mat.Y, whole genome shotgun sequence genome contains the following window.
CTAAGGCTGCCTGTCAGGGGCTGTGTCCCCCCTCCCCTTGCTTCCCGGTAAGGGGCATTCTTCTTCTCCCCGTGTGGACTTGTGAGGAAACCACCGAGGCCTGAGGCACCCGAGGCGGTTCTGGGTGGAGCTCCCCACCTGCCCACTGCCTCCGGTTCGACCCGAGGCCCCACCTCCCCCTACTGGCCCTGTGCTACCCACCCCCAGGTTTGAGGTGGGCGTGGCTGGGGCAGGGCCCCTCTCTCTGGACCCCTCCCTTTTCTCCCGGCTCAGGGCCTGTACCCGGAGAGTGTGAGCTACGTCCTGGGGGCCCGAGGGCACACCTTCACCCTGCACCTTCGGAAGAACAGGTGAGCAGGGGCCTAAGCCTGCAGCCtgctcccatccctgcccccgaCACACCTGTGTCCTGGGCATACAGCTCCctggcccagcctctcctccACACCAAAGGTGGCTTCTGGGGCAGGCAGGCGGGGCCCAGAGCATCACGGGGGCTCTTTTCCAGGGACCTGGTGGGCTCGGGCTACGTGGAGACCTACACGGCCGCCGATGGCTCCCAGGTGACAGAGCGGCTACTGAGGCAGGTGTGGCCCCCGAGTGACCCCCCCCCCAAGGCTGGCCGTGGCGGTGTGGGGAGCACGGGCACTGGCGGCGGAGCCCTCACACCCTCCTCCCACAGGACCACTGCTTCTACCAGGGCAACGTGGAGGGGCACCAGGGATCCGCTGCCAGCCTCAGCACCTGTGCCGGCCTCAGGTGGGTGCTGCCGACCAGGCGGGGTGCATCAGGACATCAGGGCCCAGCACTGTCTCACTCTCCAGCGAAGTGAACTGAGGCCAAGAAGGGAGGGATGGGCCGGGGGCACCTGCTGCCCTGGGGTCCCTCGCTAACTCAGAGCCATGGGCTTCCCTCTGCCTCAGGGGCTTCTTCCAGGCCGGCTCCACCATCCACCTGATCGAGCCCCTGGATGGAGGCGGGGAAGAGGGGCAACACGCACTGTACCAGGCACAGCACCTGCAGCAGAAGGCCGGCACCTGCGGGGTCAACGACAGCAGCCTGGAGACCATCCTGGGGCCGCGGGTCTCGGCGGCCCTCAGGCCCCGGGTGAGGGGAGGCCCTGCCCGCTGCTTCCGCGTCCGCTTGGCCCCATGCATCCCCAGACTCCTGAATGCCCTGCGAAGCGGGGGTGCTGCCTGCCGCCCCCGTGGCTGgggtgggcctgggcctggctgcGCGCTGGCCGCAGAGCCAGCTCCTTAGTCTGTGCCAGAGCCCCCCCCAGCTCCCACCAAGGCTCCCCCAGCGCTGTGGGGCCAGCTCCGGGGCCTGGAGATGCTCCGTGTGCGCAGACGGGCTGAGGACAGGCGGGCTGTGGCTGGGTGGTTGACCGGCTTCTTGTCCCTACTCCTCAGAACTGGCCAGTGCCCCGAGAGACCCGCTACGTGGAGCTGTTCGTGGTCACGGACAGCACAGAGGTgccgggggcaggggcgggggtggggtgggtgcagGTGGGCCGACAGGCTGCAGCTGAGGGTCTACTGTCCTCCAGTTCCAGCGGTTGGGGAGCAGAGAGGCTGTGCGCCAGCGGATGCTGGAGGTGGTCAACCACGTGGACAAGGTGGGGGCCGCTCCGCTCTGGGGGCTTCCTCTCAGCAGGGGCTGCTGGGACCCCGCGGCAGCACACACCCAGCCCAACAGAAACCCTGGTTGTAGAGGCCTGTTGGGGCacctggagaggaggagagggctggCCATGGGGGCGCCCAGCTGCCAGTAGAACCATCTGCCAGGTGATGGGGGGGCTAGGACTCTGCCCTCGTGACCTGTCCCATCGCAGCGGATGCTGGGGGGACCTCTGGCCCTTGGCTGGCCTCACCGTTGGAACCTGACCCTCGGGGCTCCCTGCCCTCTGGCAGCTTTATCAGGAGCTCAATTTCCGCGTGGTGCTCGTGGGCCTGGAGATGTGGAACGGTGGGGACAAGATTCACGTCAGCACCCAGGCCGACACCACACTGAACAACTTCCTGTCCTGGCGGGTGCGAGACCTGGCGGGGCGGCACCTGCACGACAACGCGCAGCTCATCACGTGAGTGGGCGGAGGGCCACGCTGTCGCCAGGACGAGGGAGCCCCCAGGGGAGGCGGGTTCCGAGTGTCCACGTGCAGACACTGCTCTCTTTCCCAGCGGGGTCGACTTCGCAGGGACCACCGTGGGACTGGCCAGGGTGTCCGCCATGTGCTCCCAGGACTCGGGGGCTGTGAACCAGGTGCGGGGGATCCAGCTGGGTTTGCTGGACAGAGGCTGGAGCTggccactgggggtgggggggaagggagtggggatcAGAGCTTGAGCTGGGGCCTGCGAGGGGGGGCCTCAGGACTCAGGTCCACCTGCTGGTCCCTACGCTGCCCCTGGACACCTGAGCAGCTGCCTCTTCCGAAGGATGCACTGACGCTTTAGGTTTGAAGAAGTGATGCTGGCAGGAGGGACCGCCGAGCCCCTCAGCCTgctgggggcgggcgggggacTGGCCACCAGAGTGACCCCAGCCAGCATGGCCCCTCCTGTAGGACCACAGCCCGAACCCCGTCGGCGTGGCGAGCACCATGGCCCACGAGATGGGCCACAACCTGGGCATGGACCACGACGAGAACATCCAGGACTGCTACTGCGCAGTGCCACGGAACGGCGGCGGCTGCGTGATGGCGGCCAGCATCGGGTGAGGCTTGGCCCCAGCCAGCCCGCCCGAGGGCCTCCCGCCCAGCAGGGGTGTCCCAGGGCACGGGCGGCTGCCCCCCCCATTCTGATGACAGGGACTCCCCTCCCCGCAGCTCCAGCTTCCCCAGAAAGTTCAGCCACTGCAGCCGGGCTGACCTGGAGACGTTCGTGGAGAAGCCCCAGACGGCCTGCCTGGTAGACGCCCCGGACCCCGACCGGCTGGTGGGCGGCCCCGTGTGTGGGAACCGGTTCCTGGAGCGTGGGGAGCAGTGCGACTGCGGCGCCCCCCAGGTACAGGGCCGGGCCCCGCCACCACCCTCTGCTTTCTGCCCGCTGCCCACATGGGGGGCCGGTCCCCATCCACAGGCTGGGGCGACCGTTCCTGACCCCCGGGCGCCCTGCGCACGCACAGCGACACCTCCTGTCCTCTGGTACCAAAACGACTGGCAGGGCTCGTGGCGGGGAGTGACCAGACCACCCGAGGGAAGGGCCTGGGGCCAGCCCAGCGTGCAGCCCGCTTAGACCTTCGCTGttgcccccgcccccaggactGTCAGAACCGCTGCTGCAATGCCAGCACCTGCCTGCTGGCCAAGGGGGCTGAGTGTGCCCACGGCAGCTGCTGCCACGAGTGCAGGGTGAGCCTGGGGTTCTGGGGCACAGCAGCAGGCGTGGGTGTTCGGGCGCCTCCTGTTCCCTGGGTGAGCTCGGCTCTGCTGAACCAGGTGAAGCCGGCCGGAGAGCCGTGCCGCCCTGCAAAGGACCAGTGTGACCTCGGGGAGTACTGCGACGGCCGGCAGCCCATGTGTCCCGAGGACGCCTTCTGGGAGAACGGCACGCCCTGCCCGGGGGGCTACTGCTACAACGGGGCCTGCCCCACGGTGGCCCAGAGGTGCCGGGACTTGTGGGGGCCAGGTGAGGCGGGCATGGGCCCTGGTCATGGGCCCCTCAGGACTGCCAGGGTGGCTGCTGGTCCTGAGTCGGAGCGCTGACCTGCTCCTGCCCCGCAGGCGCTCGGGTTGCCACGGAGACGTGCTACAGCTACAGCATCTCCACAGGCTGCAAGGGCAGTATCCCCCTGGACTTTGGCAGGTGAGCGTCCTCCCGTGGCCCGACTTCCCTGGGTCCAGGGCACGGAATGTTTCCACCAAGAGAGTCCTCTGCACAAAGGAGTCCGGGAGCTGAGTCAGGAGCCTCTCCGGGGGCCTACCTGGCCCTGCAGGACCCCCAGGCCAGAGCATGCTGCCCTTTGGGAGAGTGGGTCACTGTGGCTGGGCCGTGGACCCCTGCGGGTGGACCCAGGGCCTCACCCACAGCTCCTGGTGCGCTGAGCACGGTTGTGAGCACCGCGCAGGGGTCCCCGCGGAGCTGGCTCCACGCACGTCCCTCTGTCCTCAGGGTCAACAGGTGTGGCACTCTGTTCTGTGAGGGGGGGCAGCCCCCGGAGCGGAGTTCCTGCACCCTCACCACCTCCTCGGGTGCTTGCCAGGCTCTCGTCCAGGACAGCAGCAGCGCGTACGAGCCAGTGCCGGAAGGCACCAAGTGTGGCGAGGAGCAGGTGGGCCGGACGCGCCTCGGTTGGGCTGCTGGACCCCAGGGCGAGCTGCTGGGGCCCAGAGCAGGGCGGTGGCGGCTGGAGGAGGGCTCTGTTCTGGGGAGAAACTCGGAAGGCGCATGGGGGGGTGCGGGAGAAGACCCTTCTCAGTTAATGGGTTTGAAGACTATTTGTCCTGCTAGCCCTCTGGGGATGGGCGGGGCCAGTCCTCTGTGGCCCTGGTGGCAGCAGAAGGCTGGCCGGGCAGTGCCTCTCCCCGTGGCCAAGGCCGGCCAGTAGATGGGCTGCGCGCGAGGCCACCGGGGGTGTGAAGGCTGTGGCCTGCCCCTCCGAAGCCCAGACACAGGTTTTGGGTCTGCTCTGGTTGATGGTGGAGAGCTGGGGTGCTTCAAGCAGGGGTCTAGACTGGCTGCCTACAGAGACCCCCACTGCCCTCCAGGTTTGCTGGAAAGGCTTCTGCCAGGACCTCCATGTCTACAGATCCAGAAACTGCTCTGCCCGGTGTAGCAACCATGGGGTACGTGGGTCCAGGGGATGGCCTGCCACCAGCCCTTTGGGCTTGAAAGACGCTCAGGCTGTGCTGAGGATAGCCCAGACAAACAGAGGGCAGAGGCTGGTGCCCTGGGGCTGTGCCAGGAGCCTGCTGAGGCCTCCTGAGGCTGGAACTGACAGGGATCTGGGCGTCCCGTGTAGACACGGAAGCCCAGGTTAGTCACAGTGCTGGTGGACACGTGGGCCAGGCCGGTCTGATGTGAAGTGTCCTATTCTGAGCTCTTAGTAACCTGTGCTGTGACGCTGGGGAGGTCAGAGCTCTGAGGGCTTGAAACCGGGGGGCCTGGGGCAGTGCCCTCCCGTGTCCCCGTCTCAGGAGGACAGCCTGCCCCAGAGTTGTCCTGCCCGTCCTGCGGCGATGCCTGCTTTGCTCAGGAAGTCCACAGCGTCCCGTCAGAGCCATCCTCCCTCACCCGGGGAGGGGCTGCTGCCGTCAGCACATCTGACGAAACCTGGGTGGTGGCAGTCCCGGACCCCTAGCTTGTCCTCTGTCAGTAGGGGCCCCAGCAGAGCAGACGGCGCCTCAGTGGGCACTGGGCGGTGCGGCAGGTGGGGGTCTGGAGACCCTGATGCCTTGGTCGTCCCCCAGGTGTGCAACCACAAGGACCAGTGCCACTGCCACCCGGGCTGGGCCCCGCCCTACTGCGCAGAGCTGCTGTCTACCGTGCGCACAGGTAGGCAGGGCCCGCCCCGCCCTGCGCCTTCACACACCTTCGCAAGCCCAGGGGATCTGGCTGCGGGTCCTGCCTTTTCTCAGGCCACCTGGGAGGGGCCGAGAAGGAGGCCGTGTGCCCCTAAACCGTGAGGGGCATGTTGAAGATGTGGCCTTGCAGCCCCCGGCATCTGGACCCCAGGACCCCGAGTCCCCACCTCGGCCCTACAGGAGAAGGGGGGCCCGTCCCAGAGGGAGGGCTGCAGGGGCAACGAGGGACAGCACCAGCTCCTTGCTGGGTGCTCAGCCCCGTCCTGGGCCCGGGAACCTCGGGGCCTCCCACCCCCACAAGTGTCTTCCTCCCCAGCGGTCAGGCCTacagggcctggcctggccgCACCCACATCACTgagggcctggggctgcccaCCACCAAGCCCTCCAGCTGGTCCCCTGAGAGCCCAGAGTGCTGGCGTCATGTACCGGTTCTCAGGGCCAAGGATCCTCAGGTGGCCCTGGCCTTcgcagggggcccagggctcAGGGCTGTTGGCGTGGCCAAGGAGGGGGCGCCTTCCTCAGGCCCCTCCTTGGCCCCAGGCTGGCCTGGACATGCGCTAAGCTGCCCGCgggccctcccagcccctgctgccTCGAGGCACATCTGGCCCTGGTGGCACCTGGCCTCCTGTGTCCCCACAGCGTCCCGGAGACGCCTGGTGGGCGTGCTGGTGCCTGTGGCGCTCCTGGTGCCTGTGGCGCTGACCCTGGCAGGCGTGGTCATCTACCGCAAAGCCCGGCGCCCCGTCCGAAGGAGGTGAGTGAGCTCTGGGCTTGCAGGGCGTCAGCGTGTGTGCACAGAGCGAGTCGCCTGCTCGCACTGCTGGAGGGGGGAGAACGCGCTCTGGGCCCCCTGCCTTCGCTGACACGGGAGCAGGTGTGGGTCATGGTGACAGGTTGGTGATATGGAAACTCAGAGAGGACCCCGTCTCCCCCTTGCACCCCACCGCCCTCGGTGGACAGTGCGCTCTGAGTCTGCCCTGGGCTCTGGGTGTCCCCGGTGCCCACTCTGGGGGGACCTCGACCCCCACGCTGGCCGCAGCAGGACACACTTGCCCAGTGGCCTCCAAGTACCTCCTGCGGGCCCACCTGGACCCCAGAGTCAATGGGGACACGTGAggctgcctctccctctgcgcGCGGCTGTCACTGGCGCACCCCGACGGGCAGCTGCAGCTGAGTGGGCCTCTGGCCAGGCCAGGGTTCCCACGCCCAGGAGCCCCAAGTCCCTGGGCTGAATC
Protein-coding sequences here:
- the ADAM8 gene encoding disintegrin and metalloproteinase domain-containing protein 8 isoform X2 codes for the protein MRNDRVPLGAGVGQLPTPLLPCGGGTLSWGPGLKPQTASSSKLQCVRVHPKCHSPGFCSTGSEQRRPLALPPGPRPRSPASCPGLWALGFPEGDTSRGTFRVRLGCHRPAQLQEAWIPSPPEPWVRIRTPPAPPTMHGLGLLLLAALWLQEVAPRATLPHVEQYEVVRPRRLPAPRTRRALPFHLGLYPESVSYVLGARGHTFTLHLRKNRDLVGSGYVETYTAADGSQVTERLLRQDHCFYQGNVEGHQGSAASLSTCAGLRGFFQAGSTIHLIEPLDGGGEEGQHALYQAQHLQQKAGTCGVNDSSLETILGPRVSAALRPRNWPVPRETRYVELFVVTDSTEFQRLGSREAVRQRMLEVVNHVDKLYQELNFRVVLVGLEMWNGGDKIHVSTQADTTLNNFLSWRVRDLAGRHLHDNAQLITGVDFAGTTVGLARVSAMCSQDSGAVNQDHSPNPVGVASTMAHEMGHNLGMDHDENIQDCYCAVPRNGGGCVMAASIGSSFPRKFSHCSRADLETFVEKPQTACLVDAPDPDRLVGGPVCGNRFLERGEQCDCGAPQDCQNRCCNASTCLLAKGAECAHGSCCHECRVKPAGEPCRPAKDQCDLGEYCDGRQPMCPEDAFWENGTPCPGGYCYNGACPTVAQRCRDLWGPGARVATETCYSYSISTGCKGSIPLDFGRVNRCGTLFCEGGQPPERSSCTLTTSSGACQALVQDSSSAYEPVPEGTKCGEEQVCWKGFCQDLHVYRSRNCSARCSNHGVCNHKDQCHCHPGWAPPYCAELLSTVRTGWPGHALSCPRALPAPAASRHIWPWWHLASCVPTASRRRLVGVLVPVALLVPVALTLAGVVIYRKARRPVRRRNVAPKTAMGLSNPLFHEGHRTPVKGRAPAPTRGPPEPGLSSHPSQPPKPTASAVTPKWPPPAPPAAMSSPPSPVPVYTQQVPGQLRPAPPTKPLPGLKAKQVVKPTCTPPMPPIKPRAGVAQPGPTKGVVAPKVALKPPVQRR
- the ADAM8 gene encoding disintegrin and metalloproteinase domain-containing protein 8 isoform X5 produces the protein MRNDRVPLGAGVGQLPTPLLPCGGGTLSWGPGLKPQTASSSKLQCVRVHPKCHSPGFCSTGSEQRRPLALPPGPRPRSPASCPGLWALGFPEGDTSRGTFRVRLGCHRPAQLQEAWIPSPPEPWVRIRTPPAPPTMHGLGLLLLAALWLQEVAPRATLPHVEQYEVVRPRRLPAPRTRRALPFHLGLYPESVSYVLGARGHTFTLHLRKNRDLVGSGYVETYTAADGSQVTERLLRQDHCFYQGNVEGHQGSAASLSTCAGLRGFFQAGSTIHLIEPLDGGGEEGQHALYQAQHLQQKAGTCGVNDSSLETILGPRVSAALRPRNWPVPRETRYVELFVVTDSTEFQRLGSREAVRQRMLEVVNHVDKLYQELNFRVVLVGLEMWNGGDKIHVSTQADTTLNNFLSWRVRDLAGRHLHDNAQLITGVDFAGTTVGLARVSAMCSQDSGAVNQDHSPNPVGVASTMAHEMGHNLGMDHDENIQDCYCAVPRNGGGCVMAASIGSSFPRKFSHCSRADLETFVEKPQTACLVDAPDPDRLVGGPVCGNRFLERGEQCDCGAPQDCQNRCCNASTCLLAKGAECAHGSCCHECRVKPAGEPCRPAKDQCDLGEYCDGRQPMCPEDAFWENGTPCPGGYCYNGACPTVAQRCRDLWGPGARVATETCYSYSISTGCKGSIPLDFGRVNRCGTLFCEGGQPPERSSCTLTTSSGACQALVQDSSSAYEPVPEGTKCGEEQVCWKGFCQDLHVYRSRNCSARCSNHGVCNHKDQCHCHPGWAPPYCAELLSTVRTASRRRLVGVLVPVALLVPVALTLAGVVIYRKARRPVRRRNVAPKTAMGLSNPLFHEGHRTPVKGRAPAPTRGPPEPGLSSHPSQPPKPTASAVTPKWPPPAPPAAMSSPPSPVPVYTQQVPGQQLRPAPPTKPLPGLKAKQVVKPTCTPPMPPIKPRAGVAQPGPTKGVVAPKVALKPPVQRR
- the ADAM8 gene encoding disintegrin and metalloproteinase domain-containing protein 8 isoform X1, which gives rise to MRNDRVPLGAGVGQLPTPLLPCGGGTLSWGPGLKPQTASSSKLQCVRVHPKCHSPGFCSTGSEQRRPLALPPGPRPRSPASCPGLWALGFPEGDTSRGTFRVRLGCHRPAQLQEAWIPSPPEPWVRIRTPPAPPTMHGLGLLLLAALWLQEVAPRATLPHVEQYEVVRPRRLPAPRTRRALPFHLGLYPESVSYVLGARGHTFTLHLRKNRDLVGSGYVETYTAADGSQVTERLLRQDHCFYQGNVEGHQGSAASLSTCAGLRGFFQAGSTIHLIEPLDGGGEEGQHALYQAQHLQQKAGTCGVNDSSLETILGPRVSAALRPRNWPVPRETRYVELFVVTDSTEFQRLGSREAVRQRMLEVVNHVDKLYQELNFRVVLVGLEMWNGGDKIHVSTQADTTLNNFLSWRVRDLAGRHLHDNAQLITGVDFAGTTVGLARVSAMCSQDSGAVNQDHSPNPVGVASTMAHEMGHNLGMDHDENIQDCYCAVPRNGGGCVMAASIGSSFPRKFSHCSRADLETFVEKPQTACLVDAPDPDRLVGGPVCGNRFLERGEQCDCGAPQDCQNRCCNASTCLLAKGAECAHGSCCHECRVKPAGEPCRPAKDQCDLGEYCDGRQPMCPEDAFWENGTPCPGGYCYNGACPTVAQRCRDLWGPGARVATETCYSYSISTGCKGSIPLDFGRVNRCGTLFCEGGQPPERSSCTLTTSSGACQALVQDSSSAYEPVPEGTKCGEEQVCWKGFCQDLHVYRSRNCSARCSNHGVCNHKDQCHCHPGWAPPYCAELLSTVRTGWPGHALSCPRALPAPAASRHIWPWWHLASCVPTASRRRLVGVLVPVALLVPVALTLAGVVIYRKARRPVRRRNVAPKTAMGLSNPLFHEGHRTPVKGRAPAPTRGPPEPGLSSHPSQPPKPTASAVTPKWPPPAPPAAMSSPPSPVPVYTQQVPGQQLRPAPPTKPLPGLKAKQVVKPTCTPPMPPIKPRAGVAQPGPTKGVVAPKVALKPPVQRR
- the ADAM8 gene encoding disintegrin and metalloproteinase domain-containing protein 8 isoform X4, which produces MRNDRVPLGAGVGQLPTPLLPCGGGTLSWGPGLKPQTASSSKLQCVRVHPKCHSPGFCSTGSEQRRPLALPPGPRPRSPASCPGLWALGFPEGDTSRGTFRVRLGCHRPAQLQEAWIPSPPEPWVRIRTPPAPPTMHGLGLLLLAALWLQEVAPRATLPHVEQYEVVRPRRLPAPRTRRALPFHLGLYPESVSYVLGARGHTFTLHLRKNRDLVGSGYVETYTAADGSQVTERLLRQDHCFYQGNVEGHQGSAASLSTCAGLRGFFQAGSTIHLIEPLDGGGEEGQHALYQAQHLQQKAGTCGVNDSSLETILGPRVSAALRPRNWPVPRETRYVELFVVTDSTEFQRLGSREAVRQRMLEVVNHVDKLYQELNFRVVLVGLEMWNGGDKIHVSTQADTTLNNFLSWRVRDLAGRHLHDNAQLITGVDFAGTTVGLARVSAMCSQDSGAVNQDHSPNPVGVASTMAHEMGHNLGMDHDENIQDCYCAVPRNGGGCVMAASIGSSFPRKFSHCSRADLETFVEKPQTACLVDAPDPDRLVGGPVCGNRFLERGEQCDCGAPQDCQNRCCNASTCLLAKGAECAHGSCCHECRVKPAGEPCRPAKDQCDLGEYCDGRQPMCPEDAFWENGTPCPGGYCYNGACPTVAQRCRDLWGPGARVATETCYSYSISTGCKGSIPLDFGRVNRCGTLFCEGGQPPERSSCTLTTSSGACQALVQDSSSAYEPVPEGTKCGEEQVCWKGFCQDLHVYRSRNCSARCSNHGVCNHKDQCHCHPGWAPPYCAELLSTVRTGWPGHALSCPRALPAPAASRHIWPWWHLASCVPTASRRRLVGVLVPVALLVPVALTLAGVVIYRKARRPVRRRNVAPKTAMGLSNPLFHEGHRTPVKGRAPAPTRGPPEPGLSSHPSQPPKPTASAVTPKWPPPAPPAAMSSPPSPVPVYTQQVPGQQLRPAPPTKPLPGLKAKQVVKPTCTPPMPPIKPRAGVAQPGPTKC
- the ADAM8 gene encoding disintegrin and metalloproteinase domain-containing protein 8 isoform X3, which codes for MRNDRVPLGAGVGQLPTPLLPCGGGTLSWGPGLKPQTASSSKLQCVRVHPKCHSPGFCSTGSEQRRPLALPPGPRPRSPASCPGLWALGFPEGDTSRGTFRVRLGCHRPAQLQEAWIPSPPEPWVRIRTPPAPPTMHGLGLLLLAALWLQEVAPRATLPHVEQYEVVRPRRLPAPRTRRALPFHLGLYPESVSYVLGARGHTFTLHLRKNRDLVGSGYVETYTAADGSQVTERLLRQDHCFYQGNVEGHQGSAASLSTCAGLRGFFQAGSTIHLIEPLDGGGEEGQHALYQAQHLQQKAGTCGVNDSSLETILGPRVSAALRPRNWPVPRETRYVELFVVTDSTEFQRLGSREAVRQRMLEVVNHVDKLYQELNFRVVLVGLEMWNGGDKIHVSTQADTTLNNFLSWRVRDLAGRHLHDNAQLITGVDFAGTTVGLARVSAMCSQDSGAVNQDHSPNPVGVASTMAHEMGHNLGMDHDENIQDCYCAVPRNGGGCVMAASIGSSFPRKFSHCSRADLETFVEKPQTACLVDAPDPDRLVGGPVCGNRFLERGEQCDCGAPQDCQNRCCNASTCLLAKGAECAHGSCCHECRVKPAGEPCRPAKDQCDLGEYCDGRQPMCPEDAFWENGTPCPGGYCYNGACPTVAQRCRDLWGPGARVATETCYSYSISTGCKGSIPLDFGRVNRCGTLFCEGGQPPERSSCTLTTSSGACQALVQDSSSAYEPVPEGTKCGEEQVCWKGFCQDLHVYRSRNCSARCSNHGVCNHKDQCHCHPGWAPPYCAELLSTVRTAPAASRHIWPWWHLASCVPTASRRRLVGVLVPVALLVPVALTLAGVVIYRKARRPVRRRNVAPKTAMGLSNPLFHEGHRTPVKGRAPAPTRGPPEPGLSSHPSQPPKPTASAVTPKWPPPAPPAAMSSPPSPVPVYTQQVPGQQLRPAPPTKPLPGLKAKQVVKPTCTPPMPPIKPRAGVAQPGPTKGVVAPKVALKPPVQRR